One window of Microcoleus vaginatus PCC 9802 genomic DNA carries:
- a CDS encoding non-ribosomal peptide synthetase yields the protein MTQYLSDNSLPAGEEKLNLPEETEVFVFPASFAQQRLWFLNQLAPGNPFYNVSTALRLTGSLNLRSLEKTFNEIVQRHETLRTTFTLLEGQLVQIIAPFLTVSLPTIDLQNLSPTQQETAALQLATDAAQCPFDLAAGPLFKVTLLQLSGTEHILLLNLHHIVADGWSIGVLIRELGTLYTAFVKNGISHLPALPVQYADFAEWQHQWLQGEVLETQFAYWRQQLNGITTLNLPTDRQRPAVPSYRGAKQFITLSPALTEALKSFSQQESATLFITLLAAFQTLLYRYTGQVDIAVGTPIANRNLSEIEALIGFFVNSLVLRADLSGNPTFRELLHRVKNVAMAAYAHQDLPFEKLVEELHPDRELSRNPLFQVSFSLQNTPVAALELPGIAFEAIDFDAGTAKLDLECHLWEDAGSIQGQFVYSTDLFDSGTIARMAGHFQTLLEAIVANPKQHLSDLALLTAPEYQQLLNDWNDTERDYPQNQCFHQLFEDRVARSPDAVAAVFENQQLTYRQLNSRANQLAHYLQQLGAAPEVLVGLCVERSLDAIVGLLGIIKAGAAYLPLDPTYPQERLNFMLEDAQVSILLTQQHLAKNLKQPENYGVFSVVCLDSDREIIAQQSPENPTTNILPENLAYVIYTSGSTGKPKGVLIEHRGLYNLALAQKEAFNLNSNHRILQFASLSFDASIFEIVMALGIAATLYCAKKESLLPGQTLIQFLQDNAITHATIPPSLLAVLPNAKLPALQTIICAGESCSPDVVKRWASGRRFFNAYGPTEATVWSSLAEICDSLRDSFASRKKPPIGRPIANTQLYILDKNLQPVPVGIPGELYIGGSGLARGYLNRPELTAQRFIANPFSQKSGERIYKTGDLARYFPDGNIEFLGRTDAQVKLRGYRIELGEIEALLVQHPAVKETAAVAVDDLSGNKRLVAYVVPHQNQTINPVEIRNFLKQQLPNYMIPSAFVAIDFLPLTPNGKIDRQRLPAPGNLTKNSIDKSCIAPRTPTESILAKIWAEILNAECVGIRDNFFDLGGDSLLAIRLINEINQQFEGELPLSALFLNPTIEGLADLLNSRTNSMEWSPLVAIKPRGKKPPFFCVHPIFGVVFPYVELAFQLGENQPFYGLQPKGIDGESSPLTSIEDMATDYIAALRTVQPKGPYFLGGWSFGGLVAFEMAQQLLAAGDEVGLLAVLDNLAPVSANKPSFWHGCKFILTTVSRSIWPFIVDYFRLVAAAENVQSGGIVARFPKLNKMLNLAANFLQGWNWKQAVMVSILSQESKKHNWRELAIPSMFTVFQANSQATLTYVPKIYPQRITLFRSEEQLSMSHQDPTLGWSELTTQKVEVIRVHGNHLTMLRKPCVEGLAQQLKHCLDQELSD from the coding sequence ATGACTCAGTATCTTTCCGACAATTCCCTCCCGGCTGGTGAAGAAAAGCTTAATCTTCCCGAAGAAACAGAAGTTTTCGTCTTCCCCGCATCTTTTGCCCAGCAGCGGCTTTGGTTCCTCAATCAATTAGCACCGGGCAATCCTTTCTACAATGTCTCAACAGCACTCCGCTTAACAGGTTCCCTCAACTTAAGATCCTTAGAGAAAACCTTCAACGAAATTGTGCAGCGGCACGAAACTTTACGCACCACTTTTACGCTTTTGGAAGGGCAACTCGTACAAATTATTGCTCCCTTTTTAACCGTATCCCTCCCCACAATCGACTTACAAAATCTCTCGCCAACTCAGCAGGAAACCGCAGCGCTGCAACTCGCAACCGATGCAGCGCAATGCCCTTTCGATTTAGCCGCCGGGCCGTTATTTAAAGTAACGCTGTTACAACTCAGTGGAACAGAACATATATTGTTGCTGAATTTACATCATATTGTGGCTGATGGTTGGTCGATTGGAGTGCTAATTCGAGAGCTAGGAACGCTCTACACAGCATTTGTAAAAAATGGGATCTCGCACTTACCAGCACTGCCCGTGCAGTACGCCGACTTTGCAGAATGGCAGCACCAATGGTTGCAGGGCGAAGTATTAGAAACGCAGTTTGCTTATTGGCGGCAGCAGTTAAACGGAATTACCACACTCAATCTACCAACAGACAGGCAAAGACCAGCCGTTCCATCCTACCGCGGCGCCAAACAATTTATAACACTATCACCTGCTTTGACCGAGGCGCTAAAGTCATTTAGCCAGCAAGAAAGCGCGACTTTATTTATCACTCTACTAGCTGCTTTTCAAACTTTGCTGTACCGCTATACAGGACAAGTAGATATTGCAGTAGGAACGCCGATCGCCAATCGCAACTTGAGCGAAATAGAAGCATTAATCGGTTTTTTTGTCAACAGTTTGGTGCTGCGTGCAGATTTATCAGGAAACCCAACTTTTCGGGAACTATTGCATCGGGTAAAAAATGTCGCAATGGCAGCCTACGCTCACCAAGATTTGCCATTCGAGAAGTTGGTTGAGGAATTGCACCCCGATCGCGAGTTGAGCCGCAACCCCCTATTTCAAGTTAGTTTCAGCCTGCAAAACACTCCTGTAGCAGCGCTAGAATTGCCGGGAATCGCTTTCGAGGCGATCGACTTTGATGCGGGAACCGCCAAGCTCGATTTAGAGTGCCACTTGTGGGAAGATGCAGGAAGTATTCAAGGGCAATTTGTCTACAGCACGGACTTATTTGATAGCGGCACAATTGCGCGCATGGCGGGACATTTTCAAACCCTGCTCGAAGCCATTGTTGCCAATCCCAAACAGCACCTCAGCGACTTGGCTTTGCTGACAGCGCCAGAATACCAGCAATTATTAAATGATTGGAATGACACTGAGAGAGATTATCCGCAAAACCAGTGTTTCCATCAGCTATTTGAAGATCGAGTCGCCCGATCGCCCGATGCTGTCGCCGCCGTCTTTGAAAACCAGCAGTTAACCTACCGCCAACTCAACAGCCGAGCCAACCAACTTGCACATTACTTGCAGCAATTGGGAGCAGCACCAGAAGTTTTAGTGGGCCTTTGTGTAGAACGTTCCTTAGATGCGATCGTCGGATTGCTAGGCATTATCAAAGCAGGCGCAGCCTACCTGCCTTTAGATCCAACTTATCCTCAAGAGCGCCTTAACTTCATGTTAGAAGATGCTCAGGTGTCGATTTTGCTAACTCAGCAGCATTTAGCAAAAAACTTGAAGCAGCCGGAAAATTACGGAGTTTTTTCAGTAGTGTGTTTGGACTCCGACAGAGAAATTATTGCTCAACAAAGCCCAGAAAATCCAACTACAAATATCCTACCGGAAAACCTTGCCTACGTCATCTACACATCGGGTTCAACCGGAAAACCCAAAGGCGTTTTAATCGAACATCGGGGACTCTACAACTTAGCCCTAGCTCAAAAAGAAGCTTTTAACTTAAACTCAAATCACCGCATTTTGCAATTCGCATCCCTGAGTTTTGATGCCTCAATATTTGAGATTGTCATGGCCTTGGGAATCGCAGCAACACTTTACTGTGCCAAGAAAGAATCTTTGTTGCCCGGACAAACATTAATCCAATTTTTGCAGGACAATGCTATTACCCACGCTACCATCCCCCCCTCGCTGCTAGCTGTCCTTCCAAACGCCAAACTTCCCGCACTGCAAACAATCATCTGTGCGGGCGAATCTTGTTCCCCCGATGTGGTTAAACGCTGGGCTTCGGGGCGCAGATTTTTTAACGCTTACGGCCCTACAGAAGCGACAGTCTGGTCAAGTTTGGCCGAAATTTGCGATTCCCTGCGGGATAGCTTCGCTTCACGCAAAAAACCGCCCATCGGCCGCCCAATAGCTAACACTCAACTCTATATTTTAGATAAAAATTTACAGCCTGTACCCGTTGGAATTCCCGGTGAATTGTACATCGGCGGCAGCGGATTGGCGCGAGGCTACCTGAACCGCCCCGAATTAACCGCCCAGCGATTTATTGCTAATCCGTTTAGCCAGAAATCAGGAGAACGAATTTATAAAACTGGTGACTTAGCTCGCTATTTTCCCGACGGCAATATTGAGTTTTTAGGCCGCACTGACGCACAGGTAAAACTTCGCGGTTATCGAATAGAATTGGGAGAAATTGAAGCGCTGCTGGTTCAGCATCCAGCAGTCAAAGAAACAGCGGCGGTTGCTGTGGATGATTTGTCTGGCAACAAACGCCTAGTTGCTTATGTCGTCCCCCATCAAAATCAGACGATTAATCCTGTGGAAATACGCAATTTCCTCAAACAACAACTGCCCAATTACATGATTCCCAGTGCTTTTGTGGCGATCGATTTTCTGCCCCTAACTCCCAATGGCAAAATTGACCGCCAGCGCCTACCTGCACCGGGAAATCTAACTAAGAATTCAATAGATAAAAGCTGCATTGCACCTCGCACACCAACCGAGTCAATTCTCGCCAAAATTTGGGCCGAAATCCTCAACGCAGAGTGCGTTGGCATTCGCGATAACTTCTTCGATTTGGGTGGAGATTCCCTGCTGGCAATCCGCCTCATCAATGAGATTAACCAGCAATTTGAGGGCGAGTTACCGCTGTCTGCTCTTTTTTTAAATCCGACAATTGAAGGTTTAGCAGATTTGCTAAATTCAAGAACAAATTCTATGGAATGGTCGCCTTTAGTTGCAATTAAGCCTCGCGGTAAAAAGCCGCCTTTCTTCTGCGTCCATCCCATCTTTGGCGTGGTATTTCCTTATGTCGAGTTAGCGTTTCAGCTAGGAGAAAATCAACCGTTTTACGGGCTGCAACCTAAAGGGATTGACGGCGAAAGTTCTCCCTTAACTAGCATTGAAGACATGGCGACTGACTACATCGCAGCTTTGCGTACCGTTCAACCAAAAGGGCCTTATTTTTTAGGAGGCTGGTCTTTTGGAGGTTTGGTTGCTTTTGAGATGGCTCAACAGTTGCTCGCAGCGGGGGATGAAGTGGGTTTACTTGCTGTGCTCGATAATTTAGCGCCGGTTTCTGCTAACAAACCTTCTTTTTGGCACGGTTGCAAGTTTATTCTGACTACTGTTTCGCGCTCTATCTGGCCTTTTATAGTAGATTATTTTCGCTTGGTGGCTGCTGCAGAAAATGTTCAAAGTGGCGGTATTGTTGCCAGGTTTCCTAAATTAAATAAGATGCTTAATTTGGCAGCTAATTTTTTGCAGGGCTGGAATTGGAAACAGGCTGTTATGGTTAGCATCTTATCTCAGGAGTCAAAAAAACACAACTGGCGCGAGCTGGCAATTCCCTCAATGTTTACTGTATTTCAGGCTAACAGTCAAGCAACTCTCACCTATGTACCGAAAATTTATCCGCAGCGAATTACTCTGTTTAGATCGGAGGAACAGCTAAGCATGAGTCATCAAGATCCGACTCTTGGGTGGAGCGAATTAACGACCCAAAAAGTAGAGGTGATTAGAGTTCATGGGAATCACCTTACTATGCTGAGAAAGCCCTGCGTCGAGGGGCTGGCTCAACAGCTAAAGCATTGCTTGGATCAGGAATTAAGTGATTGA